A section of the Kribbella sp. HUAS MG21 genome encodes:
- a CDS encoding MerR family transcriptional regulator, translating to MPATQAPADRLIRIGELARDAGVSVRAVRYYEQQGLLTAERSPSGQRLYRQETVTLVRFFQQMYAAGLTSRRIAELLPCWDSGHTDAEQRAMLRAERDRIQAKVDDLQTALNRLDEIIEITDAHP from the coding sequence ATGCCCGCCACCCAGGCCCCGGCCGACCGGCTGATCCGCATCGGCGAACTGGCGCGCGACGCCGGCGTCTCGGTGCGCGCCGTCCGCTACTACGAACAGCAGGGCCTGCTCACCGCGGAGCGCAGCCCGTCCGGCCAGCGCCTGTACCGCCAGGAAACCGTTACCCTGGTGCGCTTCTTCCAGCAGATGTACGCCGCCGGCCTCACCAGCCGCAGGATCGCGGAACTCCTCCCCTGCTGGGATTCCGGCCACACCGACGCCGAGCAACGCGCCATGCTCCGCGCTGAACGCGACCGCATCCAGGCCAAGGTCGACGACCTCCAGACCGCCCTGAACCGCCTCGACGAGATCATCGAGATCACGGACGCCCACCCGTAG
- a CDS encoding sigma-70 family RNA polymerase sigma factor yields MADDRATLLRELHDVHAPALWRFVVRLTGDERLAEDVVQETLLRAWRRPNILAEDEAGARAWLFTVARNLVIDDRRSARVSREIASDELPENPSADHANAVLDAWLVAESLAQLSEEHRQVIVRAYYGRRTVTDIAEELDIPSGTVKSRLHYGLRALKLALQEKGVTSQ; encoded by the coding sequence ATGGCCGACGACCGGGCGACGCTGCTCCGTGAGTTGCACGACGTGCACGCTCCCGCGCTGTGGCGGTTCGTCGTCCGGCTGACCGGCGACGAACGCCTGGCCGAGGACGTCGTCCAGGAAACCCTGCTCCGCGCCTGGCGCCGGCCCAACATCCTCGCCGAGGACGAGGCCGGCGCCCGGGCCTGGCTGTTCACGGTGGCGCGCAACCTCGTCATCGACGACCGCCGCAGCGCCCGCGTCAGCCGGGAGATCGCCAGCGACGAACTCCCCGAGAACCCGAGCGCCGACCACGCGAACGCAGTACTCGACGCGTGGCTGGTCGCGGAGTCCCTGGCACAGTTGTCGGAGGAACACCGGCAGGTGATCGTTCGGGCGTACTACGGACGCCGGACGGTCACCGACATCGCCGAGGAACTGGACATCCCGTCGGGCACCGTGAAGTCGCGGCTGCACTACGGGCTGCGGGCGCTGAAGCTCGCGCTGCAGGAGAAGGGGGTGACGAGCCAGTGA
- a CDS encoding DoxX family protein — MQVLERFQKEVIGVFRIVVGFLFATHGAAALFGVLGAQQAPLFAWPGWWASLIQTVGGALVMIGFGTRYAALLCSGSMAYAYFTVHQAGALLPVQNGGEKAALFCFAFLLIAFLGNGAWALERSARAQQAVVATE; from the coding sequence GTGCAGGTGCTCGAGCGTTTCCAGAAGGAAGTGATCGGTGTCTTCAGGATCGTCGTCGGATTCTTGTTCGCCACCCACGGCGCGGCCGCGCTGTTCGGCGTGCTCGGGGCGCAACAGGCGCCGCTGTTCGCCTGGCCCGGCTGGTGGGCCTCGCTGATCCAGACCGTCGGCGGCGCACTGGTGATGATCGGGTTCGGTACCCGGTACGCCGCGCTGCTCTGCTCGGGATCGATGGCCTACGCGTACTTCACTGTTCACCAGGCAGGTGCTTTGCTGCCTGTGCAGAATGGTGGCGAGAAGGCGGCGCTGTTCTGCTTCGCTTTCCTGCTGATCGCTTTCCTGGGCAACGGCGCCTGGGCGCTGGAGCGGTCGGCGCGGGCGCAACAGGCAGTCGTAGCGACCGAGTAG
- a CDS encoding SDR family oxidoreductase produces the protein MDITNSVALVTGANRGLGRAFAQRLLERGARKVYATARRPETVDLPGVEVLPLDIAVPASVRAAAEAAPDVSLLVNNAGIQTGTDLVSGSLDAVRDELETNVFGHLGMIREFAPVLARNGGGAIVNVLSAMSWFGVKGANAYHLTKAAAWAMTNGVRLELADQGTLVTAVHLGLADTDMSAGWPVAKLAPKDLADTTLAAVEAGHAEVLADQWSRDVKARLTLTPEEFNLAMERALSELTAA, from the coding sequence ATGGACATCACGAACTCAGTCGCACTCGTCACCGGAGCCAACCGCGGGCTGGGTCGCGCGTTCGCCCAACGGCTGCTCGAACGCGGCGCCCGCAAGGTGTACGCGACGGCGCGCCGGCCGGAAACCGTCGACCTACCCGGCGTCGAGGTGCTGCCGCTCGACATCGCCGTACCTGCGTCGGTGCGGGCGGCCGCGGAGGCGGCGCCTGATGTGTCGCTGCTCGTCAACAACGCGGGGATCCAGACCGGGACCGACCTCGTGAGCGGTTCGCTGGACGCGGTGCGGGACGAGCTGGAGACAAACGTTTTCGGACATCTGGGAATGATCCGGGAATTCGCGCCGGTGCTCGCCAGGAACGGCGGCGGCGCGATCGTGAACGTGCTTTCCGCGATGTCGTGGTTCGGGGTCAAGGGCGCCAACGCGTACCACCTGACGAAGGCGGCCGCGTGGGCGATGACGAACGGCGTCCGCCTGGAGCTAGCTGATCAGGGCACGCTCGTGACGGCGGTGCACCTCGGCCTGGCAGACACCGACATGTCGGCCGGCTGGCCGGTCGCCAAACTCGCACCGAAGGACCTGGCCGACACCACACTGGCCGCCGTCGAGGCGGGTCACGCCGAGGTCCTGGCCGACCAGTGGAGCCGAGACGTGAAGGCACGACTGACGCTCACACCCGAAGAGTTCAACTTGGCGATGGAACGCGCGCTGTCAGAACTGACAGCAGCTTGA
- a CDS encoding flavin reductase family protein, with amino-acid sequence MTHLTIEPSILYVGTPVALLSTTNEDGTANLAPMSSAWALDDVVVLGLGVTGQTAINLRARPELVVNYPSPALWESVERLASLTGADPVPAEKRARFRHERAKFAAAGLTPVAAEFVAPPRVAECPLQFEATVDHAELDAKGNFLIVQARVLRVHAAERVVVPGTSYVDPAAWSPLIYNFRHYFGLGAELGESFRTETPRATGGRP; translated from the coding sequence GTGACCCACCTGACGATCGAACCTTCCATCCTGTACGTCGGCACGCCAGTGGCCCTGCTCAGCACCACGAACGAGGACGGCACCGCGAACCTCGCGCCGATGTCGTCCGCGTGGGCACTGGACGATGTGGTGGTCCTGGGCCTGGGCGTCACCGGCCAGACGGCGATCAACCTGCGTGCGCGTCCGGAGTTGGTGGTCAACTACCCGTCGCCTGCGCTGTGGGAATCGGTCGAACGCCTTGCGTCGTTGACCGGGGCGGATCCGGTCCCGGCGGAGAAGCGGGCTCGCTTCCGCCATGAGCGCGCGAAGTTCGCTGCCGCTGGTCTGACGCCGGTTGCTGCTGAGTTTGTCGCACCGCCGCGCGTCGCCGAATGTCCGCTCCAGTTCGAGGCGACCGTCGACCACGCGGAGCTGGATGCCAAAGGCAACTTCCTGATCGTCCAGGCGCGCGTGCTGCGGGTGCATGCCGCCGAACGTGTCGTCGTACCGGGAACGTCTTATGTCGATCCCGCCGCGTGGTCGCCGCTGATCTACAACTTCCGGCACTACTTCGGCCTGGGGGCCGAGTTGGGCGAATCGTTCCGCACCGAGACGCCGCGGGCTACGGGTGGGCGTCCGTGA
- a CDS encoding MarR family transcriptional regulator — MATERPDLAAMLYPLVRELIALELPVLARHEVSMWGYAVLTALDDTPVRTQAALAEAIGADKSRIIGTLDELQRAGLIDRTPDPDDRRVRLLSITGQGRKVRRAVRKDIQAQETQVLDGLTPADRKTFLRILHELHTSR; from the coding sequence ATGGCAACCGAGCGGCCCGACCTCGCGGCGATGCTGTATCCGCTGGTGCGGGAGCTGATCGCGCTCGAGCTGCCGGTGCTGGCCCGGCACGAGGTCTCGATGTGGGGCTACGCGGTGCTCACCGCCCTCGACGACACCCCGGTCCGCACCCAAGCCGCGCTGGCGGAGGCGATCGGCGCGGACAAGTCCCGCATCATCGGCACTCTCGACGAGCTCCAGCGCGCCGGCCTGATCGACCGCACGCCCGACCCCGACGACCGCCGCGTCCGGCTGCTCTCGATCACCGGCCAGGGCCGCAAGGTACGGCGTGCCGTCCGCAAGGACATCCAGGCGCAGGAAACGCAGGTGCTCGACGGACTCACACCCGCGGACCGCAAGACCTTCCTCCGCATCCTGCACGAGCTGCACACGTCACGCTGA
- a CDS encoding helix-turn-helix domain-containing protein, with translation MTVEGAELAGWARMLADGTRATVCLALLDGRAWTATELARLAKVSRPTISEHLNLLVDGGLLTEVRQGRHRYVKLAGPDTAELIEGLAALAPRRTEVANSLSAVSRRDAFARARTCYDHLAGKLGVALAEAMTERGLIDWSDGIALTAEGQAWLEDLGIELPVRRGRPAVRSCLDVTERRPHLAGAVGAALCEHAFRNGWVSRIPGGRALKVHDAVQAFGLSSGV, from the coding sequence ATGACTGTCGAGGGTGCGGAGCTGGCCGGCTGGGCGCGAATGCTCGCGGACGGGACCCGGGCGACGGTCTGTCTGGCGCTGCTCGACGGGCGCGCGTGGACGGCGACGGAGCTCGCGCGCCTGGCGAAGGTCTCGCGCCCCACGATCAGCGAACATCTGAACCTGCTGGTCGACGGCGGCCTCCTGACCGAAGTGCGGCAGGGCCGGCACCGGTACGTGAAGCTGGCCGGCCCTGACACGGCCGAGTTGATCGAAGGCCTCGCCGCGCTGGCGCCCCGCCGTACCGAAGTGGCGAACAGCTTGTCGGCCGTGAGCAGGCGGGACGCGTTCGCGCGGGCTCGCACCTGCTACGACCACCTGGCCGGCAAGCTCGGCGTCGCGCTCGCCGAAGCGATGACCGAGCGCGGCCTGATCGACTGGTCCGACGGCATCGCGTTGACGGCGGAAGGCCAAGCCTGGCTGGAAGATCTCGGCATCGAACTGCCGGTACGACGGGGACGCCCGGCCGTGCGTTCTTGTCTGGACGTGACCGAGCGCCGCCCGCACCTGGCCGGCGCGGTCGGCGCGGCGCTCTGCGAACACGCTTTCCGGAACGGCTGGGTCTCGCGCATTCCGGGCGGTCGCGCCCTGAAGGTGCACGACGCGGTTCAAGCATTCGGACTGTCGTCCGGAGTCTGA
- a CDS encoding zf-HC2 domain-containing protein, which yields MSDAYREWDAAYLLGALSAKDRRAYEEHLHTCAECSAAVASLAGVPGVLAALPTERALATIAAEPPNLLPGLVRAVQRERRKRRIRFGALATAIGVAAAVVGALVVVPLTRDEPKGDYVVLAQTVSSKLSADARLVPEPWGTTIEISCRYDDSATPSERARGYELYVTDTTGKVELIASWTSAPGTTVKPAATTKLRRHEIRALDIRSSETGRVLLAVRF from the coding sequence GTGAGCGACGCGTACCGGGAGTGGGACGCGGCGTACCTGCTCGGCGCGCTGTCGGCGAAGGACCGGCGCGCGTACGAGGAGCACCTGCACACGTGTGCGGAGTGCTCGGCCGCGGTCGCCTCACTGGCCGGCGTACCGGGAGTGCTCGCCGCGTTGCCGACCGAGCGCGCGCTGGCCACCATCGCGGCCGAACCGCCGAACCTGCTGCCCGGGCTCGTCCGCGCCGTCCAGCGCGAGCGCCGCAAGCGGCGGATCCGGTTCGGCGCGCTGGCCACCGCGATCGGCGTCGCCGCGGCGGTCGTCGGCGCGCTGGTCGTGGTGCCGCTGACGCGCGACGAGCCGAAGGGCGATTACGTCGTACTGGCCCAGACCGTTTCCAGCAAGCTGTCCGCGGACGCGCGCCTGGTGCCGGAGCCCTGGGGTACGACGATCGAGATCAGCTGCCGGTACGACGACAGCGCGACGCCGAGCGAACGCGCCCGCGGCTACGAGCTGTACGTCACCGACACGACCGGGAAGGTCGAGCTGATCGCGAGCTGGACCTCCGCGCCCGGGACGACCGTGAAACCGGCCGCGACCACGAAGCTGCGGCGGCACGAGATCCGCGCGCTGGACATCCGCAGTTCGGAAACCGGTCGCGTACTGCTCGCTGTTCGTTTCTGA
- a CDS encoding TIGR03086 family metal-binding protein, with the protein MPTIDYVALDAEAVRTSIEVVGTATPADLAAPTPCRAWTLYGLLAHMATQHYGFAAAAHGDADPEVWKLRDLGDDPVKAYVESAEHVLDAFAQPGVAEHVFPLHEFGPDAAFPGAQAISFHFIDYVVHSWDVAKSLGTAVTFSPAVLEAAQGVAQIVPTGDVRLAPGTPFGPDVPWTGDDPLDRIVAHLGRNPAWPN; encoded by the coding sequence ATGCCTACTATTGATTACGTCGCCCTGGACGCCGAAGCGGTCCGGACCAGCATCGAGGTGGTCGGCACCGCAACCCCCGCAGACCTCGCCGCGCCGACCCCGTGCCGGGCCTGGACGCTGTACGGGCTGCTCGCCCACATGGCCACCCAGCACTACGGCTTCGCGGCCGCCGCCCACGGGGACGCCGACCCCGAGGTCTGGAAACTGCGCGATCTCGGCGACGACCCGGTGAAGGCGTACGTGGAGTCCGCCGAGCACGTCCTGGACGCGTTCGCCCAGCCGGGCGTCGCGGAACACGTGTTCCCGCTCCACGAGTTCGGTCCGGACGCCGCCTTTCCCGGCGCCCAGGCGATCAGCTTCCACTTCATCGACTACGTGGTCCACAGCTGGGACGTCGCGAAGTCGCTCGGTACGGCGGTGACCTTCTCCCCGGCGGTTCTCGAAGCCGCCCAGGGCGTCGCGCAGATCGTCCCCACCGGCGACGTCCGGCTGGCTCCCGGGACGCCGTTCGGACCGGACGTCCCGTGGACGGGCGACGACCCGCTCGACCGCATCGTCGCCCACCTCGGCCGCAACCCCGCCTGGCCGAACTGA